One Leishmania major strain Friedlin complete genome, chromosome 29 DNA segment encodes these proteins:
- a CDS encoding conserved hypothetical protein (previous protein_id=AAZ09615.1): protein MKFTVTCLVSSVNSSLLAESEAVTKEITVANPRATVQNLRATVAIQFRLKVVAFEFRFDRHEGDSAAPSSSPSAASAAVDFDDEKKLLTECGLREGDHLTVVPKNYSSLSAAGAAAVAANEASPSEGPAAKRVRIESRGEVDAPVVTANEDEDVEEDESELDEEDDADDSEEDGDATGQNDLFAALREVVPDLTVLRQEFLANPQAVMERIERNHPSLFQVIVQNQETFVTLMNNEQLTKAAQSMLHDGTICGDEDEEGSLVWSMGEEDEEMDEETAEQMSALFQSYITSAARSGDSGDFDAADLAELEASGMQVEEVGDGDGNASGSARIGKAKRQSDKEFILSRVPSEEDEKKIQALTELGFTYEQCKVAFYVCHRSIDRASNMLFEAPPEI, encoded by the coding sequence ATGAAGTTCACCGTGACTTGCCTCGTCTCCTCCGTTAACTCGTCCCTCCtggcagagagcgaggcagTGACGAAGGAAATTACGGTGGCCAACCCGAGGGCGACTGTGCAGAACCTGCGCGCCACTGTCGCCATCCAGTTTCGGCTCAAGGTTGTGGCCTTTGAGTTTCGCTTTGATCGCCACGAGGGCGACTCAGCGGCGCCAAGCTCATCTCCGTCTGCGGCATCCGCGGCGGTGGACTTTGATGACGAGAAGAAGCTGCTGACGGAGTGCGGGTTGCGGGAAGGCGATCACTTGACGGTGGTGCCGAAGAATTACAGCTCGCTGAGCGCggccggtgcggcagcggtggcggcgaatGAGGCCTCGCCATCCGAGGGCCCCGCAGCGAAGCGTGTACGTATCGAGTCGAGGGGCGAGGTGGACGCCCCCGTCGTCACTGCGAACGAGGATGAGGacgtcgaggaggacgagagcGAACtagacgaggaggacgacgcggaTGACTCCGAagaggacggcgacgccacGGGGCAGAACGACTTGTTCGCTGCCTTGCGGGAAGTGGTTCCAGATCTaacggtgctgcggcaggagTTCCTGGCCAACCCGCAGGCCGTGATGGAGCGGATCGAGCGGAaccacccctccctcttccaaGTGATTGTGCAAAACCAGGAGACCTTTGTTACGCTCATGAACAATGAGCAGCTCACCAAGGCCGCGCAGAGCATGCTGCACGACGGCACCATATgtggcgacgaggatgaggagggcTCGCTGGTGTGGTCCatgggggaggaggatgaggagatggacgaggagacggcggagcaGATGAGTGCGCTGTTTCAGAGCTACATCACCTCCGCggcccgcagcggcgacagcggcgacttTGACGCGGCCGACCTTGCTGAACTGGAGGCGAGCGGGAtgcaggtggaggaggtgggcgacggcgacggcaacgccagcggcagcgcacgcatTGGCAAGGCGAAGCGGCAGTCAGACAAGGAATTCATCCTGTCCCGGGTCCCCTCTGAGGAGGATGAGAAAAAGATCCAGGCTCTGACGGAGCTGGGCTTCACCTACGAACAGTGCAAGGTTGCCTTCTACGTGTGCCACCGCAGCATCGACCGTGCATCGAACATGCTCTTTGAAGCCCCACCAGAGATTTGA
- a CDS encoding conserved hypothetical protein (previous protein_id=AAZ09616.1) codes for MQGAKDTPTANSGGKLQIRTTLLEAVRRYNEDCLNTSTAAAAAEEPLATPTQRVDRFPDALPRMIAQLYPSLTNPSWAMEECVRLCPAAEVWCGTALPKDVWAPPGTAECPFGTEPMDFNAHR; via the coding sequence ATGCAGGGAGCAAAGGATACACCGACCGCAAACAGTGGTGGCAAGCTCCAGATTCGCACGACTCTCTTGGAGGCTGTGCGCCGTTACAATGAAGATTGTTTAAACACATcaacggctgctgcggcggccgaggaGCCTCTCGCGACCCCGACGCAGCGCGTAGATAGGTTTCCTGATGCATTGCCACGGATGATTGCCCAGCTCTACCCTAGCCTTACGAACCCCTCCTGGGCAATGGAAGAGTGTGTGCGCCTATGCCCCGCCGCGGAGGTGTGGTGCGGGACTGCGCTGCCCAAGGACGTGTGGGCACCGCCAGGCACGGCGGAGTGCCCGTTTGGCACGGAGCCTATGGACTTCAACGCACATCGATGA
- a CDS encoding hypothetical protein (previous protein_id=AAZ09617.1), whose product MPPPRRLLQPRFTEQTPSLKAAPELAATHGDTLSLVPPPSASLVWAKTPRVVAEVESLSRAGQAHAQVSPIALLSHNDRHNTRWTSAGSTTETLKSTGASMRCSVPRSSALTAESDRETSARVMPARSSVRARSAEPCPCPSSQTFDRAAALMYATAAFAGESEEALRAPGHLTRATRPASARAHCNARPSAYARPLLSEASDAVVAGRQSRAVCGSPARDVSYTHSISSPVLHPSGSASFAEAAPHPSRPRNFAASAAPSRKEEGDNKGCASLPRSPSSTAAAGRATRYGTEGPAAVDKPWLAVTPAHGILKERGRMNSTTRIVSSAVSSTGSTSSSHRAHTPSSVPKAVVSDSNARSLSDPESISVQESARQTRHVTFDEDAIEHLDASENQVVCGDSRLGRHPEKVVCGAAMLPSCTMRDFDIRQPSTTTAAFTRKENADSWDADSEWFNEEFGAQLTLVGATADSAKAAPSPSSAAAASESPPLPPAVLIKRPFRVSIPSSSASLSLSATTAATALTAVRGARRQLGMPGRKRGEYDSVGNCQSLGTPPSSSLSRTPRSTSAVMNTHHASVPSGSATPASGRSVTAGEASKLTSDDGRDSSPVLAYERASFIGSTCSGNHSAVASSRPRNTVAPAPLLSVSDLRRRSPAASTPLATSAALSECSEASGSRRGGSHGRPSSPRVSLSDVEAALDKVAESGRSARSTKQESSPVSPRTRRVAANQHDGESPTLGAMKQSMAERRLLQAVMPLNERQRPTDRAAASSVVPSRTKISASPAVMVELPSGTVGSRAGGALSSNSAFTSSSNGHGVRALRGTAPALGNPHANVLLAEVSQFSRARSTTTPPTATAATSAVNGDRGSTTALRANSTSSALSPSPFPFAEPAVPKAGGLISQVSRKDDTVTAAPSALSSEARRSGTIISDVHNHQLSMPASQLAHPRLDDSDKDEDESKSHMQVPVPIPRTPPSKSSWATQ is encoded by the coding sequence atgccgccgccgcgccgcttgTTGCAGCCGCGGTTCACAGAGCAGACGCCTTCCCTGAAGGCCGCCCCTGAGTTAGCGGCGACTCACGGCGACACACTATCtctggtgccgccgccgagcgccTCCCTCGTATGGGCGAAGACGCCGCGCGTTGTAGCAGAAGTCGAGTCTCTAAGTCGAGCAGGACAGGCCCACGCACAAGTATCGCCTATCGCCTTGCTCTCTCACAATGACCGACACAACACCCGCTGGACCAGCGCTGGAAGCACGACAGAAACCTTGAAGAGCACCGGGGCTTCCATGCGATGTAGTGTGCCGCGTAGCTCCGCATTAACTGCGGAGAGTGACAGGGAGACATCCGCTCGCGTCATGCCCGCCCGTTCATCTGTCCGAGCCAGATCTGCAGAGCCGTGCCCATGCCCATCCTCCCAGACCTTCGaccgtgctgctgcactcaTGTACGCTACTGCTGCATTcgcgggagagagcgaagaggcTCTCCGCGCCCCAGGCCACCTGACTCGAGCGACTCGTCCTGCATCTGCCCGGGCACATTGCAACGCACGTCCGAGCGCCTATGCTCGCCCGCTGCTGAGTGAGGCGAGCGATGCGGTGGTCGCAGGGCGGCAAAGTCGCGCGGTGTGCGGCAGTCCCGCCCGCGACGTTTCCTACACCCACTCCATATCCTCTCCAGTGCTGCACCCCAGTGGCTCTGCATCCTTCGCGGAAGCCGCGCCGCACCCAAGTCGTCCCCGTAACTTCGCCGCGTCTGCTGCCCCTAgcaggaaagaggagggagataATAAGGGCTGCGCCTCACTGCCGCGGtcgccctccagcaccgccgccgctggtcGTGCGACCCGCTACGGCACAGAGGGGCCGGCAGCCGTAGACAAGCCTTGGTTGGCCGTAACTCCAGCCCACGGCATCCTTAAAGAGAGGGGGCGCATGAACAGCACCACACGTATCGTGTCGAGCGCCGTCTCTTCGACCGGGTCCACGTCCTCTTCCCACCGTGCGCACACCCCATCCAGTGTCCCGAAGGCTGTCGTTAGTGACTCAAACGCCCGCTCCTTGTCCGATCCAGAAAGCATCAGCGTGCAGGAGTCCGCAAGGCAGACACGGCACGTGACGTTCGACGAGGATGCGATCGAGCACCTCGACGCCTCCGAGAATCAGGTTGTATGCGGTGACAGTCGACTGGGAAGGCACCCGGAGAAAGTGGTGTGTGGAGCTGCAATGCTGCCGTCCTGCACCATGAGGGACTTTGACATACGTCAACCTTCgaccaccacggcggcgttcACGCGGAAAGAAAACGCCGACAGCTGGGATGCTGACTCGGAGTGGTTCAACGAGGAGTTCGGCGCACAGCTCACGCTGGTCGGTGCCACAGCTGACTCTGCAAAGGCAGCGCCCAGCCCATcttcggcagcggcagcgagcgaaTCGCCACCGTTGCCGCCCGCCGTCCTCATCAAGCGCCCTTTTCGAGTGTCGATCCCTTCGTCGTCGGCTTCGTTGTCCTTGTCGGCTACGACCGCAGCAACAGCCCTCACTGCGGTGCGTGGCGCCAGACGCCAACTTGGAATGCCAGGGCGCAAGCGAGGCGAGTATGATTCCGTCGGCAACTGTCAAAGCCTCGGTAcaccgccctcctcttctctctctcgcactccCCGGAGCACGAGCGCCGTCATGAATACGCACCACGCCAGCGTCCCGTCCGGTTCAGCCACCCCAGCAAGCGGCAGGAGCGTGACTGCAGGCGAGGCCAGTAAGCTTACTAGCGACGACGGCCGCGACTCGTCACCAGTGCTGGCGTACGAACGTGCTTCCTTCATTGGATCAACGTGCTCTGGCAACCATAGCGCCGTAGCCTCTTCGCGCCCACGAAATACCGTTGCCCCGGCCCCGCTACTGTCCGTTAGCGACTTGCGGCGCCGTTCCCCGGCAGCGTCAACGCCTTTGGCGACGTCTGCGGCACTTTCAGAGTGTAGCGAAGCAAGTGGGTCCCGTCGCGGGGGCAGTCACGGGCGCCCTTCATCTCCTCGCGTCTCCCTCTCGGACGTCGAGGCTGCGCTGGACAAGGTGGCGGAGAGCGGACGGAGTGCTCGATCGACAAAGCAGGAGTCTTCCCCGGTGTCACCGCGGACGCGGAGAGTGGCGGCCAACCAACACGACGGCGAGTCCCCTACTTTAGGTGCGATGAAGCAGTCGATGGCCGAGCGTCGCTTGCTCCAAGCCGTGATGCCGTTGAATGAACGTCAACGCCCCACCGATCGGGCGGCTGCCTCGTCCGTGGTACCGAGCAGGACAAAGATAAGCGCGTCTCCCGCGGTAATGGTAGAGCTGCCGAGCGGGACCGTTggcagccgcgcaggcggcgccCTCAGCAGCAACTCCGCCTTCACCTCTAGCTCGAATGGGCATGGTGTGCGAGCGCTGCGTGGGACAGCCCCGGCGCTGGGCAACCCCCACGCAAACGTTCTTTTGGCCGAGGTAAGTCAGTTTTCTCGCGCCCGCAGCACTACGACACCGCCAACAGCCACCGCGGCAACTAGCGCCGTGAATGGCGACCGCGGAAGCACCACAGCCCTAAGGGCCAACTCCACCAGCAGTgcgctctcgccctctcccttcccctttgCTGAGCCAGCGGTGCCAAAGGCTGGAGGGCTTATCTCTCAGGTGTCGAGGAAGGATGacaccgtcaccgccgccccgTCGGCGTTGTCCAGTGAAGCTCGGCGATCGGGCACAATCATATCGGACGTGCATAATCACCAACTGAGCATGCCCGCCTCTCAGCTGGCGCACCCTCGGTTGGACGACAGCGACAAGGACGAGGATGAATCGAAGTCGCACATGCAGGTACCAGTTCCCATTCCGCGAACACCGCCTAGCAAGTCGAGCTGGGCAACGCAGTGA
- a CDS encoding conserved hypothetical protein (previous protein_id=AAZ09618.1) yields MSASTQHAHSHCSSNGGARPPLLLLLTLLVALQLLAAGATPASAFYVPGAAEKSYKKGEAVKFMVNSLRSSSEMFPIDYSKMPFCQPARQEFKEESIGEIIWGDRVLNSLYTVKMKEDGKCMTLPDCDFIANTETIRRKESKNLTKMINKWYRVYMNIDNLPVFSTNPESTQMSECAKKLGKDIKIYAQRGFPLGLPAKCTSDRAALLNNHLDFTIHYNRDSKTTSTTAEEERKYIVVFIDVKARSIAWSDPLECNSEMKVAPEVLAPMRGLKMKDVMQNKTTVYWTYSVQWKESPNVKWATRWDFYLTAAAAAAPAGHILFIILSLMVVLFIGSAVMGVLLRALHKDFNRYNSEDPEDLQEEVGWKLVHADVFRPPLYANWLAIFVANGVQILTTVGVVLIIALMGFLSPSRRGALLTTLLLTAVFTSLISGYVCGVLLQYLNCRAWKHIFMCSFTLPGAMLLIYIFILIINKAHGATTAIPFMTLLEVLTLFVAVSLPLTVLGGSIAFRQQPITNPTRVGRLAREIPTQSWLNKPMFICVFWPSVPLVVIVIELYYIMQDLWEGQIYYSFGFLTVTACIWVLICALVTVSCLYYVLCYENHRWWWIAYLVPGGAGVHMLCMSLIFFMSHISVSSFASAVLFFFYMGMVSYMYGMAAGAVGVIVSIAFVRRIYGSIKID; encoded by the coding sequence ATGTCGGCTTCCACCCAACATGCGCACtcccactgcagcagcaacggtggTGCGAGGcctccactgctgctgctgctcacccTGCTGGTGGCGCTACAGCTGCTGGCCGCGGGCGCGACCCCTGCAAGCGCCTTCTATGTGCCGGGCGCCGCAGAGAAATCGTACAAGAAAGGCGAAGCCGTGAAATTCATGGTGAATTCGCTGCGATCCTCGTCGGAGATGTTTCCCATCGACTACTCAAAGATGCCGTTTTGTCAGCCGGCAAGGCAGGAGTTCAAGGAGGAGTCCATTGGCGAGATCATCTGGGGTGACCGCGTGCTCAACTCCCTGTACACCGTCAAGATGAAGGAAGATGGGAAGTGTATGACTCTCCCCGATTGCGACTTCATCGCCAACACCGAGACGATTCGCCGCAAGGAGTCGAAGAACCTCACAAAGATGATCAATAAATGGTACCGTGTGTACATGAACATTGACAACTTGCCCGTCTTCTCCACCAACCCGGAGAGCACACAGATGAGCGAGTGCGCGAAGAAGCTCGGCAAGGACATCAAGATCTACGCACAGCGAGGGTTCCCGCTCGGTCTCCCGGCCAAATGCACGAGTGacagggcggcgctgctaAACAATCACCTTGATTTCACGATTCACTACAACCGCGACAGCAAGACGACCAGCACGACGGCGGAAGAGGAAAGGAAGTATATCGTTGTTTTTATCGACGTCAAGGCCAGAAGCATCGCTTGGAGCGACCCCCTAGAGTGCAACAGCGAGATGAAAGTCGCGCCGGAGGTTCTCGCGCCAATGCGCGGCCTCAAGATGAAGGACGTGATGCAGAACAAGACGACGGTGTACTGGACGTACAGCGTCCAGTGGAAGGAGAGCCCGAACGTTAAGTGGGCGACGCGCTGGGACTTCTAcctcacagccgccgccgctgccgcacccgcTGGCCACATTCTCTTTATCATCCTCTCGCTCATGGTGGTGCTGTTTATTGGCAGTGCGGTGATGGGGGTTCTGCTAAGGGCGCTGCACAAAGACTTTAACCGCTACAACTCCGAAGACCCAGAGGACttgcaggaggaggtgggatGGAAGCTGGTTCACGCCGACGTGTTCCGCCCGCCACTTTATGCAAACTGGCTTGCCATCTTCGTCGCCAACGGTGTCCAAATCCTCACGACTGTTGGGGTGGTGCTCATCATAGCGCTCATGggcttcctctctccctctcggcgcggcgcgctCCTCACGACACTGCTGCTGACCGCCGTCTTCACGTCGCTCATTAGCGGCTATGTCTgcggtgtgctgctgcagtaccTCAACTGCCGTGCGTGGAAACACATTTTCATGTGCAGCTTCACACTGCCCGGTGCGATGCTGCTCATCTACATCTTCATCCTCATCATCAACAAGGCGCACGGCGCCACTACTGCCATCCCGTTCATGACGCTGTTGGAGGTGCTGACGCTTTTTGTGGCGGTGAGCctgccgctgacggtgcTGGGCGGCTCCATAGCCTTCCGCCAACAACCGATCACGAACCCGACGCGGGTCGGTCGTCTCGCTCGCGAGATCCCGACACAAAGCTGGCTCAACAAGCCCATGTTCATCTGCGTCTTCTGGCCCTCTGTTCCGCTTGTCGTCATCGTGATCGAGCTCTACTACATCATGCAAGACCTATGGGAGGGACAGATCTATTACTCCTTCGGCTTCCTCACCGTGACGGCGTGCATTTGGGTTCTCATCTGCGCTCTTGTCACGGTGTCGTGCCTGTACTACGTTCTTTGCTACGAGAATCATCGCTGGTGGTGGATTGCGTACCTCGTAcccggcggtgctggtgtcCACATGCTCTGCATGTCCCTCATTTTTTTCATGTCTCACATTTCCGTGAGCAGCTTCGCCTCTGCGgtgcttttctttttctaCATGGGGATGGTGTCGTACATGTACGGAATGGCGGCTGGTGCCGTCGGCGTGATTGTCTCCATCGCGTTCGTGCGCAGGATCTACGGCAGCATCAAGATTGACTAG
- a CDS encoding hypothetical protein (previous protein_id=AAZ09619.1), producing MRLRHACVTLTIAFFVLFLPLLFGGRTSSLRCPAPTPQPSLVHVCVCVFLCVAAVCVAPAFRTAIAGLPFHDALSLTA from the coding sequence ATGCGACTGCGCCACGCGTGTGTGACTTTAACCATTGCTTTCTTCGTCTTGTTTTTGCCGCTCCTTTTTGGCGGGCGCACATCTTCGCTTCGTTGCCCCGCGCCAACTCCCCAACCGTCTTTGGTGCAtgtttgtgtatgtgtgttttTGTGCGTTGCTGCGGTGTGTGTTGCTCCCGCCTTTCGCACAGCTATCGCTGGCCTCCCCTTCCACGacgcgctctctctcacagcgtag
- a CDS encoding conserved hypothetical protein (previous protein_id=AAZ09620.1), giving the protein MAIGLGRTISSPVFLFFQVLHGVSLFFVMLGVTRVLLGMAELSMSTTAVEDRTTPQGLHRPDGLGEIAYQHTNMLDLFMDDTLSSTTTTLAPAPPAAPLSFFEKLSYCFHVPLASLFVSTVDVRAGTTVEVQDLRPRDAVAADGVVKKDVRLSVADAPAAGQPREGSECRFYLQHMFAALLCSYPLATLLQRRKLVLDFVVTIYLAYWLLADIVLRRLLGGGLHWWAACALGMTVMYGATYVICQRKELQEIRFSGGGTAGSGAGVPATTTMWLKDCRGEDDIVGEEMRVISRETQRHNGSGGADAHGSSKPHDAAGRSRVPASTQSSNGAKAVAVDVSRASEEATYKHKMV; this is encoded by the coding sequence ATGGCGATTGGGCTTGGCCGCACTATCAGCAGTCctgtcttcctctttttccAAGTGCTTCATGGCGTGAGCTTGTTCTTCGTCATGCTTGGTGTGACGCGGGTGCTGCTCGGGATGGCGGAGCTGTCGATGAGCACTACCGCCGTCGAAGATAGGACGACGCCGCAAGGACTTCACCGACCTGACGGACTCGGTGAAATCGCATACCAGCATACGAACATGCTTGACTTGTTCATGGATGACACTCTCTCTTCTACAACAACAACGCtcgcgccagcaccaccggcggcgccgctatCTTTTTTCGAGAAGCTTAGCTACTGCTTTCACGTGCCTCTCGCCTCCTTGTTCGTGAGCACGGTCGACGTGCGTGCTGGAACAACTGTGGAGGTGCAGGACTTGAGACCTCgcgacgccgttgccgcAGATGGTGTAGTGAAGAAGGATGTTCGCCTCTCTGTCGCCGACGCGCCGGCTGCCGGACAGCCGCGCGAGGGCAGTGAGTGCCGCTTTTATCTACAGCACATGTTTGCGGCGTTACTGTGCTCCTACCCCCTAGcaacgctcctgcaacgTCGCAAGCTCGTGCTCGACTTTGTGGTAACCATCTATCTAGCGTACTGGCTGCTGGCGGACATCGTTCTCCGCCGTttgctcggcggcggcctaCATTGGTGGGCGGCATGTGCTCTGGGGATGACTGTCATGTACGGTGCCACCTACGTCATATGCCAGCGGAAAGAGCTGCAAGAGATTCGCTTttctggcggcggcacggccggCTCCGGCGCAGGCGTACCCGCGACCACGACAATGTGGCTGAAGGATTGCCGTGGCGAGGATGATATCGTCGGCGAGGAGATGCGTGTCATCAGTCGCGAAACGCAGCggcacaacggcagcggcggtgctgacgcTCATGGCAGCAGTAAACCTCACGACGCTGCCGGCCGCTCTCGGGTCCCTGCGTCCACGCAGAGCTCAAACGGGGCCAAGGCCGTTGCCGTCGATGTGAGCCGCGCGTCAGAAGAGGCAACGTATAAGCACAAGATGGTGTAG